Sequence from the uncultured Bacteroides sp. genome:
TAAATACTCCAACAATCTGCACAAATGCATCACCTAACTTTTGTAATGCTGTACGTGACTTTCCTGAGTTCATATAATCATTTACGCCACCAGCTACTTTCTCAAATCCGTCAGTCACCGTTTTACCAATATTTTCAACTGTAACCTTTTCTCCACGCATGGAAAGTTTTTCGGCAGCTGTAGATGCTTCGGGAACAACAATCCAGCAAACAATATATATTGGAATAATAACACCTACACCAAAAAAGATCAAAACAATCATAAGCAATCTTATCAATGTTGGATCACAGCCCATGTATGCTGCCAAACCAGAGGCTAATCCACCCAAAACCTTATCATCGGGATTGCGATAGAAACGGCGATGAGCTTCTTCTTTATTTGCATAAGATTCCTGACGAGCTTCGCCTGCACTCTTTTCTTCCTCTCTTGCCCCTTCCTCGGAAAGTTCTTCCGGTTTACCCATTCGTTTAATTACCTCTTCCACGTAATCAATAGAAATTACCTGAATTCCGGCATTTATTTTTTCAGTAAGAAGCTCTGAAATTCTCAATTCCATATCTTTCACAATCTCATCAGCTCCCACCTCTTTGCGGAAATGCATCTTAAGGTTAGCAAGATATTTGTCAAGCAAATGGTACGCGTCTTCATCAATATGGAAAACCGTGCCTCCTAAATTCACAGTCAGTGTTTTTTTCATTTTATAATCAATTCATTAGTTGCAATATGGTTTACAGTTTCATTCAGTTCTCTCCAGGACAATTCCAGTTCGCCCAGGAATACTTCTCCTTTAGGTGTAAGCTTATAATATTTACGGGGAGGTCCTTGTGTTGACTCTACCCATTCATATTCCAGCAGATCATCGTTTTTTAGTCGTGTAAGTAAGGGATAAAGCGTACCTTCCACAACTATCAGCTTTGCTTCCTTCAGTTTCTGAATGATATCAGAAGCGTAGGCAGGCTCTTTATGCACTAATAATAAGATGCAATATTCCAGCATCCCTTTGCGCATTTGTGATTTAACATTGTCTACATTCATACTCTTTGTTTTATTTGACAATGCAAATATATGCATAACCTAAGTACTTTGTTATGCATAGTACTATAAATTATATAATATTAACGGTTTGCAATTTAGAAATCATACTATATCTATATGTAAAGATAGCTATTTCTAAATATAGTTATCAAAGAATATCAAAAAAAATAAAAGAAATAATTTTAAATTTATTGGTTTCATTTTAAAAATTATTTTCCAATAACTCCGGTTTACTGGAAAATAATTTTGAGATTATAAACCATAGAAATTCGAGCTCTAAAGGTTTACTGATATCAACCATATAAAAAAAACCTCATGCTTCCTTATTATCAGAAACATGAGGAACTATATGCTAAACCTTAATATATCGGTAAGTACTTATTTTATAATCTTTATTTCAATTTGATTATTGTTACGATAAGGATTAGTTCCATCAGGCCATAAAATCTTATCAACGAAATTCAGATTATCCATTACATTTTCCCATGTTTTAATTGCTGCATCACCATGTCCTAAAGTCTCAAAAGATTTAAGTGTAGCACGACCTGGGCCGCAATAAAGGGTAACTTCACTACGCATCTGAACTGACTGAACATAAGGAACTATCTGATCATTTGTTCCATGTACAAGAAGAATTGGAGGATAATTCTTTGTCACCAGGCGAAGAGGGCTTGCCTTATCAGCTTTCTCCTTGTTTTCGGCCAATTGGGTATCAAATCCCATTTCCTTATTTGCAGGTTCTTTAACGTTTGGGAAGTTTGTCATATCTGACACACCATACCAAGAAACTATTCCCTGAACCTCTGAAGACAGAGTATCATTACCCATCGTCAAATCCTCATACTCGAGTTTGCCGTTAGTAGCACCAAGCATTTCAACGATATGTCCGCCAGCCGAATTTCCCCAAACAACAATCTTTGAGGCATCTAATTTATACTTTTCAGCATTGGCACGAATAAATCGGACTGCTGCTTTTGCATCATATAAAGGAGCAGGCCATACAGCTTCACCTGACAATCGGTAATTTACACTCACAATTACATATCCCTGAGTTGTGCTATACAGAATTGGAGCTATCATTTCCGATTCTTTTGAACCAAAAGCCCATCCACCGCCATGAAACACCATTATTACTTTATAAGGCGCATCTCCTACAGAAGGATAAATTATATTCAGACGCTGAGCCTGATTTTCTGTTCCGGCATAAGCAAGGTTTAGTTCTACAGACTTGAATTGAGTCATATCAATCTGCCTGTCCAAACTCTTGTTTACTGCAAATTCGCCCAATCCTGGAATTTCTGCTTTTGGCTTAGTTGCTAAATAAGTCT
This genomic interval carries:
- a CDS encoding PspC domain-containing protein — translated: MKKTLTVNLGGTVFHIDEDAYHLLDKYLANLKMHFRKEVGADEIVKDMELRISELLTEKINAGIQVISIDYVEEVIKRMGKPEELSEEGAREEEKSAGEARQESYANKEEAHRRFYRNPDDKVLGGLASGLAAYMGCDPTLIRLLMIVLIFFGVGVIIPIYIVCWIVVPEASTAAEKLSMRGEKVTVENIGKTVTDGFEKVAGGVNDYMNSGKSRTALQKLGDAFVQIVGVFIKVLLVLLAILFCPVLFVLIIVLFALIVAAISIVLGGGAAFVSWLPLVDWGTISTSPVNVVAACITGIVLVGIPLASIVYSIFRHLLDWKPMSSGVKLALVILWVISLILAIFLFPTLSLPYWDHRIYTITT
- a CDS encoding PadR family transcriptional regulator, with the protein product MNVDNVKSQMRKGMLEYCILLLVHKEPAYASDIIQKLKEAKLIVVEGTLYPLLTRLKNDDLLEYEWVESTQGPPRKYYKLTPKGEVFLGELELSWRELNETVNHIATNELIIK
- a CDS encoding alpha/beta hydrolase encodes the protein MKRMNILYKMILAACVSFVMISCATKKSMYAETYLATKPKAEIPGLGEFAVNKSLDRQIDMTQFKSVELNLAYAGTENQAQRLNIIYPSVGDAPYKVIMVFHGGGWAFGSKESEMIAPILYSTTQGYVIVSVNYRLSGEAVWPAPLYDAKAAVRFIRANAEKYKLDASKIVVWGNSAGGHIVEMLGATNGKLEYEDLTMGNDTLSSEVQGIVSWYGVSDMTNFPNVKEPANKEMGFDTQLAENKEKADKASPLRLVTKNYPPILLVHGTNDQIVPYVQSVQMRSEVTLYCGPGRATLKSFETLGHGDAAIKTWENVMDNLNFVDKILWPDGTNPYRNNNQIEIKIIK